Proteins from a single region of Bartonella sp. M0283:
- the fsa gene encoding fructose-6-phosphate aldolase has translation MKFFVDTAIIEEISELNNLGLVDGVTTNPSLILKSGRDIIEVTKEICALIDGPVSAEVTAADFDGMMKQAQILAKIADNICIKLPMTFDGLKACKALSSKGLKTNMTLCFSANQALLAAKAGATYVSPFIGRLDDLGLNGMDLIGEIRTIFDNYDFKTQILAASIRTVNHVKEAALIGADVATIPPAVLKLLIKHPLTDKGLDVFMKDWAKTGQTIG, from the coding sequence ATGAAATTTTTTGTTGATACTGCCATTATTGAAGAAATTTCGGAGCTCAATAATCTTGGCCTTGTTGATGGTGTTACGACCAATCCTTCGCTGATCTTGAAATCCGGACGCGATATTATCGAAGTAACGAAAGAGATTTGTGCTCTGATAGACGGCCCTGTATCGGCAGAAGTCACCGCAGCAGACTTCGACGGAATGATGAAACAAGCCCAGATCTTGGCAAAAATTGCCGATAATATCTGTATCAAACTTCCTATGACATTTGACGGATTGAAGGCTTGTAAAGCACTTTCTTCGAAGGGCTTGAAAACCAATATGACCTTATGTTTCTCGGCCAATCAGGCATTGCTTGCAGCCAAAGCCGGTGCAACCTACGTTTCTCCTTTTATCGGACGGCTTGATGACCTCGGATTGAACGGCATGGATCTCATCGGTGAAATCCGGACAATTTTCGACAATTACGACTTTAAAACCCAAATTCTTGCCGCATCTATCCGCACAGTCAACCATGTCAAGGAAGCTGCTCTTATTGGTGCCGATGTCGCGACAATCCCGCCTGCCGTTTTGAAATTGTTGATAAAACATCCTCTCACTGACAAAGGTCTGGATGTATTCATGAAAGATTGGGCAAAGACCGGACAAACTATTGGCTAA
- the lptE gene encoding LPS assembly lipoprotein LptE, whose translation MLLPDHILNSIRPITTAVLLGTTLAISACTVQPLYHGDSNGTAQLNVSPSIRSKLSGVIIDEPTDRFNQLVRNRLIFLLNGGAGEPSDPTYQLSLGTSYSIRTAVQMDIGDSTDRTGRASAGAVDGRSAYVLKDMKNKPVAKRTRTVSASFDRPRQEYANLQAEEDAKKRAAEELAEQIFLSLAQDMSKLK comes from the coding sequence ATGTTGTTGCCTGACCATATTCTGAATAGCATCAGACCCATAACAACTGCTGTACTATTGGGGACAACGCTCGCCATATCGGCCTGCACTGTTCAACCTCTCTATCATGGAGACTCGAACGGGACGGCGCAACTGAATGTTTCACCGTCCATCCGTTCGAAATTGTCTGGCGTTATTATTGACGAGCCAACCGACCGGTTTAACCAGTTGGTTCGTAACCGATTGATTTTCTTGTTGAATGGTGGTGCAGGAGAGCCTTCTGATCCAACCTATCAACTATCGCTTGGCACAAGCTATAGCATCCGGACTGCAGTCCAGATGGATATAGGCGATTCGACCGATCGTACGGGCCGTGCATCTGCCGGTGCTGTTGATGGTCGTTCGGCTTATGTTTTGAAAGATATGAAAAATAAACCGGTTGCCAAACGCACACGGACTGTCAGCGCTTCGTTTGACCGTCCTCGTCAGGAATATGCAAACTTGCAAGCTGAAGAGGATGCCAAGAAACGTGCGGCAGAAGAATTGGCCGAGCAAATCTTCCTGTCTTTGGCTCAGGATATGTCGAAATTGAAATGA
- a CDS encoding primosomal protein N' has product MIKNESETPKTVSVLVPMPAETAYSYSVPDDMNVKVGSIVRVPLGPREVAGLVTNEANSNNKVAAKKLRPISELFDCPPLPADMMRFIHFVSDYTLSPPGMVARMALRVPAAFDPEPAIAGLRYCGGKVEKMTAARKRVLELAQNGLAWTKSGLAHAAGTSTSVVEGLKNSGIFEEIEMPPPPVVALPDPDYSSPTLEKAQKLAADTLIEAVDGDCFKVLLLDGVTGSGKTEVYFEAVAETLKKGKQVLILLPEIALTQQFLDRFESRFGAPPAEWHSDLTPKQRERVWRQVIEGRIRVVAGARSALFLPFENLGLIIVDEEHDTAYKQEDRVFYNARDMAVARGSFGGFPVILSSATPSVESKVNALQGRYQAVHLPSRFRKAAMPDLRAIDMRKNAPPSGRFLSPPLELAMREVIERKEQALIFLNRRGYAPLTLCRVCGHRFQCPNCSSWLVEHRFRGQLMCHHCGYHEPIPEACPECGTLDHLVACGPGVERIAEETLKLFPEARILILSTDLIGGVKRLRLELEAISKGEVDIVIGTQLVAKGHHFPGISLVGVVDADLGLSNGDPRAAERTFQLLSQVTGRAGRTGLKSQGLIQTYQPDHPVMQAIISGDSEAFYKREIDERARHNLPPFGRLAALIVSSESRSDAEAHARALRQAAPSANEISVLGPAEAPLALVRGRYRFRLLLQGSRRADMQSFIRAMIARGPKIRGTIRVQVDIDPQSFI; this is encoded by the coding sequence ATGATAAAAAACGAATCAGAGACACCAAAAACCGTTTCAGTGTTGGTACCGATGCCGGCAGAGACCGCGTATAGCTATTCTGTGCCGGACGATATGAATGTCAAAGTCGGTTCGATTGTGCGCGTGCCTTTGGGGCCAAGAGAAGTGGCCGGTCTCGTTACCAATGAGGCAAACAGCAATAACAAAGTGGCGGCAAAAAAATTGCGGCCGATTTCCGAATTGTTCGATTGTCCGCCATTGCCGGCCGATATGATGCGTTTTATCCATTTTGTTTCCGACTATACTCTTTCACCGCCGGGAATGGTTGCACGTATGGCTTTGCGGGTTCCTGCGGCATTTGACCCCGAGCCGGCAATTGCCGGATTGCGCTATTGTGGTGGCAAAGTCGAGAAAATGACTGCTGCACGAAAACGCGTTCTCGAGCTTGCGCAAAATGGCCTCGCCTGGACAAAATCGGGGCTTGCCCATGCCGCCGGAACATCGACAAGCGTTGTCGAAGGATTGAAAAATTCCGGTATATTCGAGGAAATCGAAATGCCGCCCCCTCCGGTTGTGGCGCTCCCTGATCCCGACTATTCAAGCCCGACACTTGAAAAAGCGCAAAAACTTGCCGCCGACACCCTCATAGAGGCCGTTGACGGGGATTGTTTTAAAGTTTTGCTGCTTGACGGTGTTACGGGGTCGGGCAAAACGGAAGTCTATTTTGAAGCTGTTGCGGAAACTCTTAAAAAAGGCAAACAGGTTCTTATTCTTTTGCCGGAAATAGCGTTAACGCAGCAATTTCTTGATCGATTTGAAAGCCGTTTTGGTGCGCCGCCAGCCGAATGGCACTCCGATCTCACCCCCAAACAGCGCGAACGGGTCTGGCGGCAGGTTATTGAAGGGCGGATAAGAGTCGTTGCCGGTGCCCGTTCCGCACTTTTTCTACCTTTCGAAAATCTCGGACTGATTATCGTCGACGAAGAACATGATACTGCCTATAAACAGGAAGACCGTGTTTTTTATAATGCGCGCGATATGGCTGTGGCGCGTGGCTCTTTCGGCGGTTTTCCGGTCATTTTATCTTCTGCCACCCCGTCGGTCGAAAGCAAGGTCAATGCCCTTCAGGGACGCTATCAGGCGGTTCATCTTCCTTCCCGTTTCAGAAAAGCAGCTATGCCGGATTTGCGCGCTATCGATATGCGCAAGAATGCGCCTCCCTCGGGCCGGTTTTTATCGCCGCCGCTTGAACTTGCCATGCGCGAGGTGATCGAGCGCAAAGAACAGGCACTGATATTTCTTAATCGTCGCGGCTATGCACCTTTGACTTTATGCCGCGTTTGCGGACATCGTTTTCAATGTCCGAATTGTTCAAGCTGGTTGGTGGAACACCGCTTTCGTGGGCAACTTATGTGCCACCATTGTGGCTATCACGAACCGATTCCTGAAGCTTGTCCGGAATGCGGCACACTCGATCATCTCGTTGCCTGTGGGCCGGGTGTTGAAAGGATAGCCGAGGAAACATTGAAGCTGTTTCCTGAAGCGCGCATTCTCATATTGTCGACCGACTTGATTGGCGGTGTCAAAAGACTGCGGCTCGAGCTTGAAGCCATTTCAAAAGGCGAGGTCGATATTGTCATCGGAACACAACTCGTTGCCAAAGGCCATCATTTCCCGGGTATTTCACTCGTCGGTGTCGTTGACGCGGATTTGGGGCTTTCCAATGGTGACCCGCGCGCGGCAGAACGCACGTTCCAGTTGTTGTCCCAGGTTACCGGTCGCGCCGGACGAACAGGACTAAAAAGTCAGGGATTGATACAAACCTATCAGCCCGATCATCCGGTCATGCAGGCAATAATCTCGGGCGACAGCGAAGCTTTTTATAAAAGAGAAATTGACGAGCGGGCTCGCCACAATCTCCCGCCTTTCGGGCGTCTGGCCGCCCTTATTGTTTCATCTGAAAGCCGCAGTGACGCCGAAGCGCATGCGCGCGCTTTGCGTCAGGCGGCGCCATCGGCAAATGAAATATCGGTATTGGGGCCGGCCGAAGCGCCATTAGCATTGGTGCGCGGAAGATACCGTTTCAGGCTGCTTCTACAGGGAAGCCGTCGTGCCGATATGCAATCTTTTATTCGTGCAATGATTGCACGAGGGCCAAAAATTCGTGGTACAATACGGGTGCAGGTTGACATTGATCCGCAAAGTTTCATTTAA
- a CDS encoding YggS family pyridoxal phosphate-dependent enzyme → MDAVIAQWQKVKENIVKACHDAKRAVDDVQLIAVSKTFGVDHIHPLLEAGQRVFGENRVQEAESKWPQLREEFPDLKLHLIGPLQSNKTKEAIQLFDVIETVDREKIAKFLQEGMSKQNRRLPCYVQVNIGEEPQKAGIAPNEAVEFVKHCKNDHHLDIIGLMCIPPVGENPGPYFALLAKLAKEAGVKKLSMGMSADYETAIAFGATSVRVGSAIFGHRPPIVHQ, encoded by the coding sequence ATGGATGCGGTTATTGCACAATGGCAAAAAGTCAAAGAGAATATCGTCAAAGCATGCCATGATGCAAAACGTGCGGTTGATGATGTTCAGCTCATTGCTGTGTCAAAAACTTTCGGGGTTGACCATATTCACCCGCTTCTTGAAGCAGGGCAACGTGTTTTCGGTGAAAACCGTGTTCAGGAAGCCGAAAGCAAATGGCCGCAATTGCGCGAAGAATTTCCTGATCTCAAACTCCATCTCATCGGGCCTTTGCAATCGAATAAAACGAAAGAAGCGATTCAGCTTTTTGACGTGATAGAAACTGTTGACAGAGAAAAAATTGCAAAATTTCTTCAAGAAGGAATGTCGAAACAAAACCGCAGGCTTCCTTGTTATGTGCAAGTCAATATCGGAGAAGAGCCACAAAAAGCCGGTATTGCTCCGAACGAGGCCGTCGAGTTTGTCAAACATTGCAAGAACGACCATCATCTCGATATTATCGGCTTGATGTGTATTCCGCCAGTAGGTGAAAATCCCGGCCCCTATTTTGCCCTTCTTGCGAAATTGGCAAAAGAGGCGGGAGTAAAAAAACTATCCATGGGGATGTCGGCGGATTATGAAACAGCCATTGCCTTCGGTGCCACGAGTGTACGTGTCGGTTCGGCAATTTTCGGTCATCGTCCGCCGATTGTTCACCAATAA
- the acs gene encoding acetate--CoA ligase, whose product MSDKVYPVSNNIKKNALIDRETYLQWYDESIKDPDAFWSKHGRRIDWFKPFTKVKNTSFRGRVSIKWYEDGITNVTYNCIDRHLKSRGDQVAMIWEGDNPYIDKKVTYKELYENVCRFANILKKRGVKKGDRVTIYLPMILEAAYAMLACARIGAVHSVVFAGFSPEALAGRIVDCESTFIITADQGVRGGKPIPLKENVDHAIDIAARQYVLVNQVMVVRRTGGKIGWAPGRDFWYHEEMANAKTECPPARMKAEDPLFILYTSGSTGKPKGVLHTTGGYLVYASMTHEYVFDYHVGDVYWCTADVGWVTGHSYLVYGPLCNGATTLMFEGVPNFPDQARFWEVVDKHKVNILYTAPTAIRALMGAGDEYVERSKRTSLRILGSVGEPINPEAWNWFYHKVGDDRCPIVDTWWQTETGGHMITPLPGATDLKPGSATLPFFGIKPELVDTEGEVLEGENDGNLCITDSWPGQMRTIYGDHNRFVETYFSTYKGKYFTGDGCRRDHDGYYWITGRVDDVLNVSGHRLGTAEVESALVSDHNVSEAAVVGYPHPIKGQGIYCYVTLMEGIEPTEELRQHLIKHVRNEIGPIATPDKIQFAPSLPKTRSGKIMRRILRKIAEDEFENLGDISTLAEPQVVEDLIANRLNKR is encoded by the coding sequence ATGTCGGATAAAGTCTATCCTGTATCTAATAATATCAAGAAAAATGCCTTGATTGATCGTGAAACATATCTTCAATGGTATGATGAAAGTATAAAGGATCCGGATGCGTTCTGGTCAAAACATGGCCGGCGCATTGACTGGTTCAAACCGTTCACAAAAGTTAAAAATACCAGCTTTCGAGGCCGTGTATCCATCAAATGGTATGAAGACGGCATCACAAATGTAACCTATAATTGTATCGATAGACATTTGAAAAGTCGCGGTGATCAGGTTGCGATGATCTGGGAAGGTGATAACCCCTATATTGATAAAAAAGTCACCTATAAGGAACTTTACGAAAATGTCTGCCGGTTTGCCAATATCTTAAAAAAACGGGGCGTCAAAAAAGGCGATCGGGTTACCATTTATCTTCCTATGATTCTGGAAGCCGCTTATGCAATGCTTGCCTGTGCGCGCATCGGCGCAGTCCATTCAGTCGTTTTTGCAGGATTTTCGCCGGAAGCACTTGCCGGACGTATTGTCGACTGCGAATCGACCTTCATCATTACTGCCGACCAAGGCGTCCGTGGCGGCAAGCCCATTCCTTTGAAAGAAAATGTCGATCACGCGATAGACATTGCCGCACGCCAATATGTGCTGGTCAATCAGGTGATGGTTGTGCGCAGAACCGGCGGCAAAATCGGTTGGGCACCTGGCCGTGACTTCTGGTATCATGAAGAAATGGCCAATGCGAAAACCGAATGCCCGCCAGCGCGCATGAAAGCCGAAGACCCGCTTTTCATTCTTTATACGTCAGGGTCTACCGGTAAACCGAAAGGCGTTCTTCATACAACCGGCGGCTATCTTGTTTATGCGTCCATGACACATGAATATGTATTCGATTATCACGTAGGAGATGTTTATTGGTGCACAGCCGATGTCGGCTGGGTGACCGGACATTCCTATCTGGTTTACGGGCCCTTATGCAATGGCGCGACAACGCTTATGTTCGAAGGTGTCCCGAACTTCCCTGATCAGGCGCGCTTTTGGGAAGTTGTCGACAAGCATAAGGTCAATATTCTTTATACCGCACCGACAGCTATTCGTGCATTAATGGGAGCCGGTGACGAATATGTCGAACGCTCGAAACGCACGTCGTTGCGCATTCTTGGTTCGGTTGGCGAGCCGATCAATCCGGAAGCATGGAATTGGTTTTATCATAAAGTCGGTGACGATCGCTGCCCGATTGTCGATACGTGGTGGCAAACAGAAACCGGTGGCCATATGATCACCCCGCTACCCGGTGCAACCGATCTGAAACCCGGTTCGGCAACACTTCCTTTCTTTGGTATAAAGCCCGAGCTTGTCGACACTGAGGGAGAAGTGCTTGAAGGTGAAAATGATGGAAACTTATGCATTACCGACTCATGGCCGGGGCAAATGCGCACAATTTATGGCGATCATAACCGTTTTGTAGAAACCTATTTTTCGACCTATAAGGGCAAATATTTTACCGGTGATGGCTGTCGTCGTGATCATGACGGATATTACTGGATTACCGGCCGCGTCGATGACGTCTTGAATGTTTCAGGCCATCGTCTTGGCACGGCAGAAGTTGAATCGGCGCTCGTCTCCGATCACAATGTTTCGGAAGCTGCGGTTGTCGGTTACCCGCATCCGATCAAGGGACAGGGTATCTATTGTTATGTGACATTGATGGAAGGTATCGAACCGACAGAAGAATTGCGTCAACATCTTATCAAACATGTCAGAAACGAGATTGGCCCGATTGCGACACCTGACAAGATCCAGTTTGCTCCGAGTCTGCCAAAAACTCGTTCGGGCAAAATTATGCGGCGAATTTTACGTAAAATTGCCGAAGACGAATTCGAAAATCTGGGCGATATATCGACACTTGCAGAACCGCAGGTTGTCGAAGACCTGATTGCTAACCGTTTGAACAAACGTTAA
- a CDS encoding DUF805 domain-containing protein codes for MTVFNGRANRKEFSLFLLFDVFAFTVLFLIAFFDTNSVFSQILNFPITALGIFLYIPSVSLIIRRFHDVEWHGLWLIFPFIGIIFLLPLIILWLVFSIFYHLTGLFGLVIWIFLVGLLPIQLFHLKTGEPMFYLLLGVPAAIYILFALILCPMRSQKGQNKYGEPSLNLYSEQYFFNKAHSHSTDHSAEKQSPSE; via the coding sequence ATGACAGTTTTCAACGGACGGGCAAATCGAAAAGAATTCAGCCTGTTTTTGTTATTTGACGTTTTCGCTTTTACTGTTTTGTTTCTTATCGCTTTTTTTGACACTAACAGTGTTTTTAGTCAAATCCTCAACTTTCCCATAACCGCTCTTGGTATTTTTTTGTATATCCCGAGTGTCTCGCTCATCATCCGCCGGTTTCACGACGTAGAATGGCATGGCTTATGGCTGATTTTTCCATTCATAGGGATAATTTTTCTTTTACCACTTATAATTTTATGGCTGGTTTTTTCAATTTTTTATCATTTAACCGGCCTGTTCGGTCTCGTTATATGGATATTTTTGGTCGGATTATTGCCGATACAACTTTTCCATTTGAAAACCGGAGAGCCGATGTTTTACCTGCTTTTGGGTGTACCGGCCGCAATCTATATTCTTTTCGCTCTGATACTTTGCCCGATGAGAAGCCAAAAAGGCCAAAACAAATATGGCGAACCAAGTTTAAATCTCTATTCCGAGCAATATTTCTTCAATAAAGCGCATAGTCATTCCACGGACCACTCAGCGGAAAAACAGTCCCCATCGGAATAA
- a CDS encoding DUF4345 family protein, whose amino-acid sequence MIELYFPQSCGEWLAWFVAWGFVLVGLFYLIWPKIAMRMFWTYPQQESASLLAAVRGNMGGLPLGLGVSYLLFAQPFLAVALFLAVFFCIVGRLVSFVIDKSFSGFNVIALLIEIVFAIASFVYAFGFVA is encoded by the coding sequence ATGATTGAACTTTACTTTCCCCAAAGTTGCGGAGAGTGGCTTGCATGGTTCGTAGCGTGGGGTTTTGTTCTGGTAGGTCTGTTCTATTTAATCTGGCCGAAAATTGCGATGCGGATGTTCTGGACTTATCCGCAACAAGAATCAGCTTCACTTCTTGCTGCGGTGCGCGGCAATATGGGCGGGCTACCACTCGGCTTGGGAGTGAGCTATTTATTGTTTGCACAACCTTTTTTAGCGGTTGCACTATTTTTGGCGGTATTTTTTTGCATTGTCGGACGGCTTGTCTCATTTGTAATTGACAAAAGCTTTTCTGGCTTTAATGTCATTGCGCTATTGATCGAAATAGTGTTTGCAATAGCCAGTTTTGTTTATGCTTTCGGTTTTGTAGCTTAA
- the leuS gene encoding leucine--tRNA ligase, with amino-acid sequence MATERYNPRATEQKWQSIWGEKEVFKTDNDDPREKYYVLEMFPYPSGRIHMGHVRNYAMGDVVARYKRARGFNVLHPMGWDAFGMPAENAAMQHKVHPKDWTYQNIASMKKQLKSMGLSLDWSREFATCDVEYYHRQQMLFLDMYEKGLVDRKTSKVNWDPVDHTVLANEQVIDGRGWRSGALVEQRELTQWFFKITKFSQELLDGLNGLDEWPEKVRVMQRNWIGKSEGALLRWEIAKDTPIAGFSEIECFSTRPDTIFGASFIAIAADHPVARKLAEKNAKLKDFIDECHRKGTSTAEIETAEKKGFDTGLKVVHPFDDKWEIPVYVANFVLMEYGTGAVFGCPAHDQRDLDFANKYELPVHPVVLPEGADPDSFVVTEEAHTEDGIMINSGFLDGLKPKAAFEEVLKRLSSQMLNGRPQAERKVQFRLRDWGISRQRYWGCPIPIIHCDDCGDVPVPRADLPVKLPDDVTFDKPGNPLDRHPTWKFVKCPRCGKPARRETDTMDTFVDSSWYYARFTAPWENEPTNKDAIRKWLPVDQYIGGIEHAILHLLYSRFFMRAMKLTGHVNVDEPFKGLFTQGMVVHETYHNKEGWVAPADIRIEEKDGVRRATLLSDGSPVEIGSIEKMSKSKKNVVDPDDIISSYGADTARLFMLSDSPPERDVIWTEAGAEGAHRFVQRVWRLISSSAEILTHVKPQAGTKGAALDISKAAHRTLAKVADDIEKLAFNRAVARLYELVNKLAPELQNLEQADDEMKAALRQALDFFIIMISPMTPHLAEECHAALGETNLVAQMSWPHYDPALIVDNEITIPIQINGKKRGDLTIARNADQSTIEKAVLALDFVQSNLAGKKPKKIIVVPQRIVNVVA; translated from the coding sequence ATGGCAACTGAACGCTATAATCCACGCGCGACTGAACAGAAATGGCAGTCAATCTGGGGCGAAAAAGAAGTTTTCAAAACCGATAATGATGACCCGCGTGAGAAATATTATGTGTTGGAAATGTTTCCCTACCCTTCGGGACGCATTCATATGGGGCATGTGCGCAATTATGCGATGGGGGATGTGGTTGCCCGTTATAAACGCGCCCGCGGATTTAATGTCTTGCATCCGATGGGGTGGGATGCTTTCGGTATGCCGGCGGAAAATGCTGCTATGCAACACAAAGTCCACCCGAAAGACTGGACTTACCAGAATATTGCTTCCATGAAAAAGCAGTTGAAGTCCATGGGGCTTTCTCTCGACTGGTCGCGTGAATTTGCAACCTGCGATGTTGAATATTATCATCGCCAGCAGATGCTTTTTCTCGATATGTATGAAAAAGGGCTGGTTGATCGTAAAACATCCAAGGTCAATTGGGATCCGGTCGATCATACAGTGCTTGCCAACGAGCAAGTCATTGACGGGCGCGGCTGGCGTTCCGGCGCGCTGGTTGAACAACGAGAGCTTACGCAGTGGTTTTTCAAAATCACCAAATTCAGTCAGGAACTTCTGGATGGTTTGAACGGTCTTGATGAATGGCCGGAAAAAGTGCGCGTTATGCAACGTAACTGGATTGGCAAGTCCGAAGGTGCGCTGCTGCGCTGGGAAATTGCCAAGGATACACCGATAGCCGGTTTCAGTGAAATCGAGTGTTTTTCAACCCGCCCCGATACGATATTCGGTGCTTCGTTTATTGCTATTGCTGCCGATCATCCGGTTGCACGCAAACTTGCCGAAAAAAATGCGAAACTGAAAGATTTTATCGACGAATGTCACCGCAAAGGAACGTCGACAGCCGAGATTGAAACCGCCGAGAAAAAAGGCTTCGACACCGGCTTGAAAGTCGTTCATCCATTCGACGATAAATGGGAAATACCTGTTTATGTCGCCAATTTCGTTCTGATGGAATATGGAACGGGCGCAGTTTTCGGCTGTCCTGCCCATGATCAGCGCGATCTTGATTTTGCCAATAAATATGAATTGCCGGTACATCCGGTTGTTTTACCTGAAGGTGCCGATCCCGACAGTTTTGTTGTCACGGAAGAAGCTCACACCGAAGACGGCATTATGATCAATTCCGGTTTTCTGGACGGCTTAAAGCCGAAAGCTGCATTTGAAGAAGTTCTCAAACGCTTGTCCAGCCAGATGTTGAACGGTCGCCCGCAAGCCGAGCGCAAAGTTCAATTCCGTCTGCGCGACTGGGGTATTTCTCGGCAACGCTATTGGGGTTGTCCGATCCCGATTATCCATTGTGATGATTGCGGGGATGTACCGGTTCCACGCGCCGATTTACCGGTAAAATTGCCCGATGATGTTACATTCGACAAGCCCGGCAATCCGCTTGACCGCCACCCGACATGGAAATTCGTCAAATGCCCGCGTTGTGGCAAGCCCGCACGGCGGGAAACCGATACGATGGATACTTTTGTTGATTCTTCATGGTATTATGCCCGCTTTACCGCACCATGGGAAAACGAACCGACAAATAAGGACGCGATCAGGAAATGGTTGCCGGTCGACCAATATATTGGTGGTATCGAACACGCGATTTTGCATTTGTTGTATTCGCGCTTTTTCATGCGGGCAATGAAATTGACCGGCCACGTTAATGTTGACGAGCCGTTCAAAGGACTTTTCACACAAGGCATGGTGGTTCACGAAACCTATCATAACAAGGAAGGTTGGGTGGCCCCTGCCGATATCCGGATAGAAGAAAAGGATGGTGTGCGTCGCGCGACACTCCTCTCCGATGGCAGTCCGGTAGAAATCGGTTCAATTGAAAAAATGTCGAAGTCGAAGAAAAATGTCGTCGATCCTGATGATATTATTTCTTCCTATGGTGCTGATACCGCACGGCTTTTCATGTTGTCCGATTCACCGCCCGAACGTGACGTTATCTGGACCGAAGCAGGTGCGGAAGGTGCCCACCGTTTTGTACAACGCGTCTGGCGGTTGATTTCGTCAAGTGCCGAAATATTGACACATGTCAAACCGCAAGCCGGAACAAAGGGTGCAGCACTCGATATTTCCAAAGCGGCACATCGTACACTTGCAAAAGTGGCCGATGATATTGAAAAGCTTGCTTTCAACCGCGCTGTGGCGCGCCTTTATGAACTCGTCAACAAGCTCGCTCCGGAGTTGCAAAATCTGGAACAGGCCGATGACGAAATGAAGGCTGCTTTAAGACAAGCACTGGATTTCTTCATCATCATGATTTCGCCAATGACTCCACATCTTGCGGAAGAATGTCATGCTGCTTTGGGAGAGACAAATCTGGTTGCGCAAATGTCTTGGCCACATTATGATCCTGCTTTAATTGTGGATAACGAGATTACTATCCCTATCCAGATTAACGGGAAAAAGCGTGGTGATTTGACAATTGCCCGCAATGCGGATCAATCTACTATCGAAAAGGCTGTTCTTGCGCTCGATTTTGTGCAATCAAATCTGGCAGGCAAGAAGCCGAAGAAAATTATCGTAGTTCCACAGAGGATCGTCAATGTTGTTGCCTGA
- a CDS encoding SDR family oxidoreductase: MATQTASLKNPVDAYPQPPYSTEKQQAPGLASKLTPKADHGEKSYKGSGKLLGRKALITGGDSGIGRAVAIAFAREGADVAINYLKEEEQDAREVIELIEQAGRKGFAIPGDLTDRHFCEKLVEEAVKKLGGLDILVNNAGRQQAVEALADLTDESFDQTMKTNIYAPFRVTKAALPHIPAGGSIIITSSVQAFDPSATLFDYSQTKAANVAFAKSLAKQLAPKGIRVNAVAPGPFWTPLQPAGGQLMKAMPQFGSETPLKRAGQPVEISPLYVLLASEEASYCSGQVFGAAGGSGMDS, encoded by the coding sequence ATGGCGACGCAGACAGCTTCGTTGAAAAATCCGGTTGATGCTTATCCACAACCTCCCTATTCGACAGAAAAACAACAAGCTCCGGGACTTGCATCGAAGTTGACGCCAAAGGCCGATCACGGAGAAAAAAGCTACAAAGGTTCCGGTAAACTTTTAGGCAGAAAAGCGCTGATTACCGGTGGTGACAGCGGCATCGGGCGAGCCGTGGCAATTGCATTTGCACGTGAAGGTGCCGATGTTGCAATCAATTATTTGAAGGAAGAAGAGCAAGACGCGCGAGAGGTCATCGAGCTTATCGAACAGGCAGGCCGAAAAGGATTTGCAATTCCCGGTGATTTGACCGATCGGCATTTTTGCGAAAAATTGGTCGAAGAAGCAGTCAAAAAACTGGGCGGACTGGATATTCTGGTGAATAATGCCGGCCGTCAACAGGCGGTGGAAGCTTTGGCCGATCTCACAGACGAGTCTTTTGACCAGACGATGAAAACCAACATTTATGCACCTTTCCGTGTCACAAAGGCTGCATTGCCACACATTCCTGCAGGTGGTTCCATTATTATTACATCGTCAGTACAAGCCTTTGACCCGTCTGCAACCTTGTTTGACTATTCACAAACCAAGGCTGCCAATGTTGCTTTTGCCAAATCGCTGGCAAAACAATTGGCTCCGAAAGGCATTCGCGTCAATGCGGTTGCTCCAGGCCCCTTCTGGACACCATTGCAACCTGCCGGTGGCCAGCTCATGAAAGCCATGCCGCAATTCGGTTCCGAAACGCCTTTGAAGCGTGCTGGCCAGCCGGTTGAAATTTCGCCGCTTTATGTTTTGCTGGCGTCAGAAGAAGCAAGCTATTGTTCGGGTCAGGTCTTTGGTGCGGCCGGCGGAAGTGGCATGGATAGCTGA